A region of the Mytilus trossulus isolate FHL-02 chromosome 11, PNRI_Mtr1.1.1.hap1, whole genome shotgun sequence genome:
atTTGATATCACATTATTAATTTTATGCCAAGAAATGTATTGAGAATTCCTTTATTTATAAGTCGATTCCAGTAGGTGGACTTGAACAATTATCTTGATTGGCCTCGTCATAGAGAGAAGAATGTCAGATGATTGTAATGATCTGCGTCAGTGATATGCTTTCTACGATGTAGCAGAACTAACATTTGTTCTATGGAAATGTACCAAAAAATTCTTAATCGCTTTGTCTTCTTCTTTTTCAGATCAGCGCGTGAATACACATAGTGTCGTCTGCTCCCAGATGGGAATATATCGTTAGCTAAAATAAATGGATGACAAAAAAgtaatttaagattttcaaaaacttCACCTTGTACTTGGAAGTAGTAAGTTTGTTTTATGagaattaagaaataaatactTGAATGATGTGAGCTAAACATTTAGTgtaaaaaatcttaattatttACCAGTCAAACattcaaaatggtggatttCGATAAGTTGGACAGCGACACCTTACAAGATACCTTTCGGTTATTAGATGATTTTAACGAGGAAGGATTTAATTGGAGGGATATGAACATATTTTCACAACCTGCCGATGAATATATAGAAAACTTTTTTAGTCGTAAGAAACAAAAAAGTCGGACagacaaattattttcttctttccCCTCATTTGCATCAAGTGCAAGAAGGTCCGTTGATGCGGACGCTGAGTTTGCCGATGACGTCTTTTCATTTACTAAAAATAGATTCAGACGTTCGGAGTCCTCATATTCCACGACATCCGGGTATGAAACCTCGAGTTCAAACGAGACTATATCTGAAGAAGTGAATGCCAGGAGAAAAGATTCATCATCTACGCCTTCTCAATCAAACTATTCTAGCCGCTGTTCAACGCCGTCAAAATCTAAATATTCGCCAAGTTCGTCTGCCTCTACgccattaaaatataaatattcgcCATCTTCGTCTGCTTCCACACCATTCAAAACTTACAACAAACAACGCGAAAGGACATACTCACAACGAAATAATTCAGATTTATCAAAAAGACTAGAGAATAAGTTTATGAAGGACGAGAGACATTCAGTACCTCACGAGATATACTCTGATTGTCCGACAACTCCAGAAGATCACGAACGTCCGCATTCCGTTCCCGTTCATGGCGCGGACATCAGTGATAGTGATTCTAACTCTAGTATACGCTATTTTCCGAGTATAAGTATGAATAGTTCTCGAGACTCATTGTGTTCTGAACCTTTAGATCGTTTTATGTCTAGACTATCAAGTTTTTCATCTGGATCCTCTCGGGCTTCATCTGTGATCCAAGATGACCCATATTCTAGTCCCAGGAAGTCACAACAGGAATACTCCTACAAGGGCGACAACCCTTCCAAATCAGAATCAAATAGTTCAAGTAATTTACCAGACGTCCTGAAAGGAGACCCCAATGGACCTCAAGTTAGAAATGTCCCAATTGCAATGCCGCATAAAGAAAAGGAGACATGGACAGAAAAACAAGGAAGAATTGAAGATGCGTTGAAATGGCTACGGTCAGAACTGGTAAGACATAATTTAGTATCAATTAAAATGTTTCCCCTCTGCCTGTATTTTGACAATGCAGTTGTTTTACAATTGCGCTTATAAAATCACTGATATGTGCGGTCAACTTTACCGTTGTCGGGGAGTTCATAACTTAAACAAACTTAACGCCTATGTCATAATGCTTGACCTTACATTAATAAATTGCCACAATAACATAACAGAGGATTTATTTCAAGTTAGGTATATAGGTGTATATACATATAACTAAATAcaatacagtgaaacctgttcaAATCGAACCTCTTGGGGATTTTATCAGGTTCAGAACGCACATACATTGAGATGGTGGTGCTTAAGAACATGTatggtttatacaggttttcggTTTATACAGGATTCGGTTTagtcaggtttcactgtataagATATGTAGAAGCTTTTTATCGACATGTTTACCAAACAAATTTCTTAGTATTGCTGGAGAAACTAGACAAAGgaggggcattaagttttactcTTGTCCGTTTGTACGTTTGTCCGGCGGTCCGTACGTCCGAAAGTTGGTTTCAGttctataactttagtttgccttaaCCATATGTAATACAACTTCtacacaatgtttattatcACAACTCACAGATCAAAGTTCAATTTGGTCGTCATTTAATTTCAAGATCAACTTCCGGAAGCCCATCTCAACTAATCATATAAACGAGGTCCCTAATATGCAAAACATACAAGACGTACACCcatatcttatcaaaatatgtaCTATACTTTCATTGACACATACTCGTTGACATACCATAATTTCATTGACCTACCATAATTTTATCAATCTATGAAAATACCATATCTCATTAATTTAATTGACATATAATCCATGTATCTATTTAAGATACATACCATAATTCCATTTACATATATTCCATATCTCATCGACATCTACATCCGTCATATCTCTTTGACGTTTACCCTTAACATATATCCCATTGATGTTTTGTCGATTATTTAAGCTCAGTGAGcttatctttatttattatgtaacaTGCCGACTATAAACAAAGctttaaatttgaattgaattgcaCCTCATATTACGTTGACATGCCATGATTTCATTGACATATACTACATATCATTGACGTATACCTCATATATCATTGACGCATACCTCATATATCATTGACGTATACCTCATATATCATTGGCGTATACCTCATATTTCACTGACATACAACCCAATTCTCAATGACGTACTAGTATacttcatattttgttaatcatttctcattgacatatacctCATATATCATTGTCGTTTACCTCATATACCATTAACGTATATCTCATATACCATTGACGTATACTTCGTATATCATTGACGTATACCTCATATATCATTGACGTATACCTCATATATCATTGTCGTTTACCTCATTTACCATTGACGTATACCTCATATACCATTGACGTATACCTCATATATCATTGATGTATACCTCATATATCATTGACGTATACTTCATATATCATTGACGAAAACCTCATATCTCATTGTCGTTTACCTCATATACCATTGACGTATACCTCATATACCATTGACGTATACCTCATATACCATTGACGTATACCCCATATATCATTGACGTATACCTCATATATCATTGACGTATACCTCATATTTCACTGACATACAACCCATATCTTAATAATCAtttctcattgacatatactcCTTAGTTTGTCGTCTTATATGTCATTGACATCCAAAAGATACTCTAGTTAACGTGAACACGTGCTCAATATTTACCAATCAGGATTACGTATACGTTTGCTTTAAACTTTTTATAGACTGATTGTAACAGGATAATGTTACTTTGAAAGTTTTATGCAAACTGGTTATAAGTTGGTGGTACATGTAACAGTGGTGGATtaagaatttttcataagtgggggacCCACTGACTGCATAAGAGGAGACCCGCttcggtcatgcttcagtgaatccctatataatcaaccaaatgtttccCTGAAAAGGGAATggccaccccccccccccccccacccctgCTCCCCCTCAATCCGTCTCTGTGTAACACTTTGAACAGACTAGTTGTCAAGTCGGGTATCTGGCTTTGTAGTGACTGTCGATAATCCCAATGTGTACATACCggttgttttaaaactttatactAACATGTTGTTAGTTTAAAACTTTATACATACCGGCTGTAAGTTTAAGCCTTTATACATACAGGTTgtactttaaaaattttataCATACAGGTTgtactttaaaaattttataCATACAGGTTGTACGTAAAAAATTTATACATACAGTTTGTACGTTAAAAACTTTATACAGACAGGTTGTAAGTTTAAAACTTTATACATACCGGTTGTACgtttaaaactttatataaaCAGGTTGTAAGATGGTGATTACTTAAGAAAAGAATCAAGCAGCCATGACAGTGATTATTATCTTTAAGTAGAAAATTACTTCTGCCAAAAGATAAAGTTAACAGAAGGCACGCGAGCTTGTGATTTATTGTTTCTGTATGCTGATAAAGGTATACAAAGCGAAGGGTGCTGTCAGGATTTGGAAATAACATACAAAAGTCATTTATTACACTTCATACAAACAATTCTCATGTTTAACAAAGAGTTTGCAAATGAAGGGgttacaggggcggatccagccattttaaaaaggggggttcctaacccaggacaaaaaaagggggggggggtccaattacatgtccctattcaaatgcattgatcgtccaaaaaaggggggcttccacccccggaaccccctcCTCTGGATCCGCGCTGGGTGAAATATTGTagaactaaataaaaaaaaaacttgaattaTCCATGATTGGAACATTTCTAAATGATTTCTTTTCCTGTACAGAATGAACTTGTGATTTATACAATAATTCCGTATGATTTTAAGGGGGAGGGGAAGGTGGTGTGTCTTCTTTATTATTGCGTTTGTTGTATTTAATCTCATGGTTTCTGTTTCATCAATGCCTTAAGGAGAtagacctaggttaagggaaataattcttaaaatcatcaatacgtttgtgtcaacctttttcataaatatattctaagcttctatGTTACgtagattattttcaatctgtctcaggtaaatgcttaaaatacgttgatgaaacttgacttttacaaacacattttttaaaacactgatttaaagagttatctccctgtatttAATCTGTTTCTGTTTCATCAATGCCTTAAACTATCTaatgtaacaaaaataaataattaatcgAAGCTTATAATAGATTTATAAAAGGTGCTTGATAAAAACGTACCAAGGAAAGTGTAAGAGTTATATCCCCTACTTTTGGTCTACCTCTTAAGGATAATTTCAATGATTATATATAACTGATATAAGTTCTGAAGCTGTATCTTTGAGTCCAACAatcaaataacacaaataaccaaCTACAGGACGAATTTAAAAAGTTGGAAGTCTATAAAACTGACAATATCAATCGCTATTAATCATACAACGGTACAAGTGAAAACAATTAACTATAACCTAACTAGTAAAATACATAGTAGACATTTTTCTTTTGCTTAAATCCTCCTTTCTGTAACCCCAAGTATACATACATACTTCATTATCAATGACAATTATATCTTAGTCCTCCTTTTTGTAACCCCAAGTATACATATATACTTCATTATCAATGACAATTATATCTTAGTCCTCCTTTTTGTAACCCCAAGTATACATATATACTTCATTATCAATGACAATTATATCTTAGTCCTCCTTTTTGTAACCCCAAgtatacatataattatatatacttcATTATCAATGACAATTATATCTTGATTTGAATGTAATCGGTGCTGACAGAACAAAGCCGAATACATCTCATGATGAATCTTCAAATGCACACGGAGTGCATTGTGGGTAATCTTGATTATGAGGTAGCTGAAGGGTATTCTTTTGATCTGCTATTTTAGTTAACTGGAAGATCTATAAAGACATGGAAGGCGAACGTGTACTGAAAacttcataattttattttcatttacatcgaacaatgaaaataattgagtttttcttattgttgaaggatCTACAGTGACATCTATTCCTTTAGTCATTATGATATCATTGATGCATCATGGTTAATCATACTACACCCACGGTTTTTATTGATGTTGGACGATATTGTTCAATCCCAAAATCTTACAAGtatgaaacatatttaaaagtttgGCTGTTAATCATACCTAAATTGATtcttaagtaaaacaaaatttctttgATTAGTGACTTCATTCAATTACACTAAAGATAACGTGGACTTTATCATTTGACACCGACCATAGCAGAACATGTTAAAACTTCGAGATGGTCCCATGTGCCCACTTTTTATATTGGTCGAGAGTGTCCCATTTGCCCACTTTTTGTATTGGTCGAGATGGTCCCACTTTATCATCCTTCAGATTAAATGAGATGGTACCGTGTGCCAACCTTATGGATTGGTCGATCTGGTTCTATGTGCCCACTTTTAGGATTGGTCGAGATGATCCCATGTGCCCTCTATATTTGATTGGTCGATTTGGTCCCATGTGCTCACCATATTTGATTGGTCGAGATGGTCCCACGTGCTCACCATATTTGATTGGTCGAGATGGTCCCATGTGTCAACTTTTTGGATTCgcaatgtaattttttttttttcaaagtaataaCTGACCGTGTAAACAGTACCGtcgacaaaaataaaaagaagtcttataattttttattttgattacgGACTCTCCTTGCTCATCTTACTCCTCATgtatttaaaagagggacgtaagataccagagggacagtcaaattcataaatcgacaataaactgacaatgccatggctaaaagtgaaaaaggacaaacagacaaacactattatagtacacataacacaacatagaaaacttaagaataaacagCAAGAAACCAGCACTCGCACccacaaagtggaaagggattaatataagttgtaaaacttgtttcccaatccactataaataaatatgtttaaactaacaagaaacccaccaaaaactaggaatGATCTCAGGTGGTCCGGAAGCttaagggtaagcagatcctgctccacatgtggcacccttcgtgttgcttttgagataacaaatccggtaaatagtctatttCGGTTATTTAAGTATCGTATACTATCTATGTTTGGTCTGTTTGAGCATATTCAACGTATTTTTCTTGGGATTTCTCAGTACAAGGGCCTATGGAAAAGACCAAATTCATAAATAGAGATTGGGGTTTCTCAGTACAAGGGCCTATGGAAAAGACCAAATTCATAAATAGAGAAAAATCATGGTCATCTGTGGCACagataccgtatagcgggttattttcgcgggtgtaaaatttcgcgatttttattgaacaaggtatacgaaatattttggcggttattattttggcggtttaatttttttttattaatacctttgtatgtacacttttgatttggcggaatttattttggcgattaagttctgtccgcgaaaataagcgaaaatttgcaccccgcgaaaataacccgctatacggtattatcatagaaacattttaattgtttccTGCTTTGTAGGTTGGACTTCGAGCTCAAGACAAAGTACTCCTGTCACAATTAAAACGTTGCCATGACACCATTGAAGATCTAAAGAAACAACGATCACAGAATCCCCATAGCGAAGACGACGAGGAAGACGGCCACTGGGAGGACTGGGAAATAGCAGGTAAGGAAACCTTCCGGGTCCCGAACACAAAGACGGCCTCTGGGAGGTCTTACAAATGGCAGGGAAGGCAACTAATCGGGCCCAAAAACTCAGAGGGCCTCTGTTAGGACTTGTAAATTGCAGATTAGACAACCACCCGGGTAAAAAAGGGCCTaggaaatgaaattaaataataaaaacacaaacaccCGGCACTAACGACCATTTGGGTTACAGAAAGAGAAAACAGGCCGAGTAAAGGATTGAAACTTATAACGAAAAGACGAACCACCCAGGCCCATTTAAAGAGTGTATTGATAGGGTTTTACATAAAAGAGAAAGTAGGCCactaaaaattaaacatactCCATATAGCGAAGATGAAGAGGAAGAGAGAGGACTGGTATATTTCAGGTAAGACAACAACACgggccaaaaaaaaagaagcatgaTGTGGTTAGAGAAAAGAGAAATAGGACAAGCACCTGATTGAcattaaataatgaaaacacaACTACCCGGGCCTAATGATTCGTGTAAAAGGTACTACATAGGGTTAAGGAAAGGAGAAATAGGAATAGCGAAAGATTAAcattaaataatgaaaacacaACCACCCGGTCGCAACATTAACCAGTTAGAGAATGTCTTGATATGGATTTACTTAAAAGAGATAATATATAGTGCTAGCGATATTtattcttcatcttttatataagctttggatttcaaatattttggccacgagcatcactgaagagacatgtattgtcgaaatgcgcatctggtgcaagaaaattggtaccgttaattttattaacagaATCCCCATAGCGGAGACGAAGAGGAAGATAACCATCGAGAAGGATGAGAAATTGCAGGCAAAGCAACCACCGGGTCTCACAAAACAAAGAGGGTCTAGTTGTGGTTAGAgaaaagagagagaaaaaaaaagaactaataaaacattgaaattaaatgtaaaaacacaaaCACCAGAACTTAACGACCACTGTAAGAGGGTCTACATGGGGCtagataaaatagaaataagaacATAATATTCTCACATAAACATTActgagggtttggatggggttgAAATGATTGAAGAATACTGCCCTTGAAAAATGAAGATAAGAGATTTATGggcaaaaaaatgaagattatagAAACGCGTGGtctaattttttgaagattagagaaaaaaggggtaaaaataaaatgttaacagaataacagacccccCTTCCCTCTCCCATTCAGACCCTCATTActggttaaattttttggtgGTTTATCATTCAACTTTATGCATGACACGATAAGAGGGACTTTCTAAATAATTATCCTGTCTTAAAATATGTCTAACCTCAATTTGGCGAGAATTACTGGTTAAATCATCCTGCAAAAAAGATATGgaacttttctttttctttttcagaatttGAAAAGAGGTATGCTGAAAACCCCGAATTAGCAGAAGACTTGTTCAATTTGAAAGCAAAGAAATCTGGTACTCCAATTAAGAAAGATATTGAGGCAGCTCTCTGAATATGCTAACGTCAGTTAATAACATCCAAAAACTACGCATACGCAAACTAGAATTCttaaattcatcctggttacCTGTCTGTATCATCTTGCGTTTTTTGTTATCGTTGCTGCAAAGACTTTTGTGAATAGATCAGAATGACGTTCAAGTGGAAGTAATAATGAGAtttgaaagaagaaaatatactttttaaacAGACGTTATCTACAAAAttgtttggtttttaatttacCAATGGTGTTAACGAGATCTtgaattgatttgaaaaaaaaaatgaaatccacTGTTTATTGAGACGAGTcggaaaaaaatagttttgagtTTTGTCAAgaatattacatattttaaatatgtgatTTATGTGTTCTATATAAGAAAAGGTAATGTGTGTGTTTCTGCACGTTCAAATGATGAATAATTGTAAGAACACATTATGGACTTGTAAGAACAAACTGAAGAGTTGTAAGAACACATTAAATAGTTGTAAGAACATATTGAAATGTTGTAAGAACACGTTGTTCCTTCTCAGCAATTATCCCCTGTGCCAAATATGCATCactaatgaaaaaatcaaaatgttcaatttttgcttcaatattgtgaaatattaagcttttgttgttgttgttgttttataattttgttggaTTAACAGCCAATGTGATTCGTATTGTTAAATTCCAGAATGCTTTAATAAAATGCTTTATGTTAACTGATTAGTATTTTGACTTTCGATATATGACAAAGTATTGAGAATTGACGCGGGGAGTGTTTTACAATGTGTAGATAATATTCcgacaaaagagcagaaaacagcgcAAGGccacaatgggtcttcaacgtaCCGAAAAAATCCTACGCCGGAAGTTGGTTTCAGCAAgcactataaaaataatacatactaGTTCAGAGAAATGGACGACACACTATAAAGTCTAAACATGtaaaagaggaacaaaatatacaagaagGACAGTctaactcatagattgaaaataaactgacaccgccatggctaacaataaaaacagacaaatattagTACAAAAgactaaacatagaaaactacagaCTTAGTACCACATACACCACCAACAACTGGGGGTggatcaaaccaaacttggaaAAAATAGACTAATTAATGTACGCCACATATATGCTTTacattcgtctcaactcggtTGATTCCGTACCGAGTAGCGGATTCTAGCGAGGAGTGCCGAATGATATGCTATACTTTGTTCTCCTGTAAACTTTCTCGGTTCAATATGTGCTGCGTACCGTTCATTCATCCGTCCGTCGACGTCCCTTTTCAGGTTAATGTTTTCAGGTTGAAGTTTTAGGTGAAGGTGTTTTTGAGGTCCAACCAATTTGAAACTTAAGACACATGTTCCCGAAGATATGACCTTTCTAGTTTTAATGACACATTACTGTTTCGACTCAATTTTTAGGTccatgaacatagaaaattgaaaaaaaacttttttgttttgtcttttttttcatctcagcgtcactggttagtcttgtgtgggCGAAACGCACGTTTtgagtattaaattttaaacctggtaccttttgttcGCTACTATTcatgtgtttctctgtcctatattatTCTTCCATGTATTTGTACATACAAGTGggaggtttaacccaccattttaagattttttatcttaaaatgtcctgtaccaagacaagaaaatggccattgttatggtatagttcgtttatgtgtgtgtttcattttaatgttgtgtcgttgttctcctcttatattaagTTTTATGTAGTTTGTGaccctgatttgtttttttttctcaatcgatttatgagtttcgaacagcggtatactactgttgcctttagttATCCTGAACAATGTGGACTTAATATGGTTTCGTCATTACTCGATGTGGTTTCACAATTATTTAATGTGGTTGTGTCATAACTCGATGTGGTTTCACAATTATTTAATGTGGTTGTGTCATTTTAAATAAGCCATTGTGGTTTTAACATTACTGGCTGAACGAAATGTTGTTGTTTCATTACACGAGTTTTGTTATTTCGTAAACTAATTATTCTTTCTATGATTCAAACATtacaagataattttttttcaaaatttgacttttttacataatttgttCGTTCCAGTAGTTAATGTGGTTCTATCAGCCTTAGTCTAATGTCCTGGCTACGTGATCATTTGGTAAAATCTAGttctatatttaaaactatttaaacatGCTCATTGTGCTAAAGTTTAAATTCTCATATGACGTCCTTAtcacgctttgtaaacaaagccgtgttctaatgagcataaaaaatatgtttgacacatgcgcacgaacttactacgtatattaacgttatttcTATCGTTATCCCTttaaatctatacatttaagcagctatcataaacttttattatatatttttataaaacaacatatatttaccctgctcgtagtttttaaacttatcaaatatgaaatgtaatgcacagactcctcggggaggaaacgggaaaagccaaacatttttgcggtacgcttcgacctataaacatactgtatttgtcctattagaatcgaaataatttcTTCGTGTCATGCTGTATGCTCATTTTAaaatgggtaggcattatatttgaccacattttacacctcgctaacgctcagtgtaaaatatcgacaaatataatgcctacccatgttaaaatgagaatagagcatgacacgaaggaattatttcttaaacaaattTCGATTTGTTGTTCCGAGTTATTCAAAGGGGAACGGCagacaaaaatgtaaaagcGACATTTAGATAGAGTACGattttcggatttttttttctagctcGTATGATCATTTGATTATGTACCAATATcaatatttcacttttataaattgcaatcTCGGATATATCTCGCACTGACTGAGAAACCTAACTTATTGGACTATATATCTCGCActgtttgaaaaaaacccaaactgTTTGGACTATTGGACAATATATTTGACAGGTGACGACGGATATGTTCCGATTGTAGTAATCACAATCTCGTCCTTTTTTTCTCGAATGTGACCTACAGAACTAGGCTAAATTACTGACATTACTCGGTTTTTACTTTCACGAATAACACGAAGGGTGCCACACATTGAGCAGGATCTACTCACCCTTCCGTAGCATCCAAGGTCACC
Encoded here:
- the LOC134690651 gene encoding uncharacterized protein LOC134690651, which encodes MVDFDKLDSDTLQDTFRLLDDFNEEGFNWRDMNIFSQPADEYIENFFSRKKQKSRTDKLFSSFPSFASSARRSVDADAEFADDVFSFTKNRFRRSESSYSTTSGYETSSSNETISEEVNARRKDSSSTPSQSNYSSRCSTPSKSKYSPSSSASTPLKYKYSPSSSASTPFKTYNKQRERTYSQRNNSDLSKRLENKFMKDERHSVPHEIYSDCPTTPEDHERPHSVPVHGADISDSDSNSSIRYFPSISMNSSRDSLCSEPLDRFMSRLSSFSSGSSRASSVIQDDPYSSPRKSQQEYSYKGDNPSKSESNSSSNLPDVLKGDPNGPQVRNVPIAMPHKEKETWTEKQGRIEDALKWLRSELVGLRAQDKVLLSQLKRCHDTIEDLKKQRSQNPHSEDDEEDGHWEDWEIAEFEKRYAENPELAEDLFNLKAKKSGTPIKKDIEAAL